The following are encoded in a window of Psilocybe cubensis strain MGC-MH-2018 chromosome 4, whole genome shotgun sequence genomic DNA:
- a CDS encoding Beta-glucan synthesis-associated protein SKN1 has protein sequence MGNFGLIDLETPKEALIKKSMKDGSDMILVFSDEFNEEGRTFYPGDDPYWEAEDLHYWATNNLEWYDPEAITTSGGALVITFSEKETHDLGYQGGKLSIWNKFCFTGGYIETAVQLPGRNNVVGMWPAVWTMGNLGRAGYGASLEGMWPYTYDSCDVGTAPNQTFNGGPLPALVDGDHAYGGALSYLPGQRLSRCTCDGESHPGPKHEDGTYVGRSAPEIDVLEAQVGGTPPTGEVSQSAQWAYISWVSNGTMSWTLNAPGLGPDPSVEISARPVPQEPMYIIVNLGMSKNFGSIDFEHLTFPTSMRIDYIRVYQDMHRVNIGCDPTDFPTADYINTYIEAYTNPNLTTWRGDYGKPFPKNSFIESC, from the exons ATGGGAAACTTTGGGTTAATTGATCTCGAAACACCGAAGGAAGCCCTCATAAAAAAGTCGATGAAGGATGGCTCGGATATGATCCTTGTTTTCTCTGACGAATTCAATGAAGAGGGCAGGACGTTTTATCCGGGAGATGACCCTTACTGGGAAGCTGAAGACTTACATTATTGG GCCACCAATAATCTAGAGTGGTACGACCCCGAGGCAATTACTACTTCAGGAGGAGCGCTTGTTATAACCTTCTCAGAGAAGGAAACTCATGATCTAGGCTATCAAGGAGGCAAGTTGTCAATTTG GAATAAATTTTGCTTTACCGGCGGATACATTGAAACTGCAGTTCAATTACCAGGAAGAAACAATGTAGTAGGCATGTGGCCTGCAGTTTGGACAATGGGTAACCTTGGGCGAGCTGGATATGGCGCAAGCCTCGAAGGAATG TGGCCTTATACGTACGATTCTTGCGACGTCGGTACTGCCCCTAATCAAACTTTCAATGGAGGGCCTCTACCAGCGTTGGTGGATGGAGATCATGCTTATGGCGGTGCTCTGTCTTACCTTCCTGGACAAAGACTTTCGAGGTGTACATGTGATGGCGAGAGTCATCCTGGGCCAAAACACGAAGATGGTACATACGTCGGAAGATCAGCACCTGAAATCGATGTTCTTGAAGCACAGGTTGGTGGTACACCACCTACTGGCGAAGTCTCTCAGTCTGCTCAGTGGGCG TACATCTCCTGGGTGTCTAATGGCACTATGTCGTGGACGTTAAATGCCCCTGGACTCGGACCAGATCCATCTGTTGAGATATCTGCTCGTCCCGTTCCGCAAGaaccaatg TACATTATCGTCAACCTGGGCATGTCAAAAAATTTTGGATCCATTGACTTTGAACACCTCACATTCCCTACTTCTATGCGGATAGACTATATTCGCGTATATCAGGATATGCACCGCGTCAACATCGGCTGCGATCCTACAGATTTTCCGACAGCAGATTATATCAATAC TTACATTGAAGCCTACACTAATCCCAACTTGACGACTTGGAGAGGAGATTATGGCAAACCGTTTCCTAAGAACTCCTTCATCGAATCTTGTTAG
- a CDS encoding Serine/threonine-protein kinase haspin-like protein hrk1 (Serine/threonine-protein kinase haspin homolog hrk1), with amino-acid sequence MLSSRTKEINAYGKRARRVVDATAAPTLTTPESHIISIFDDLPPAPEQTSLKNKMKKRENSVPSKAKPISVKVVGLQRKKRLSPVISPHKKKSIMREAQIIIPAGRNKNAVETNGLKGKHTEDAGNTDVTLTGTSGSPPRAPLSAVPLNIPGSPAISQGRFSNLAKKHLKPKSFSPFVDVDIIVLDDDGRTVRSEKRVNKDRANIKAFKEPRTSKPYSKSGLSATTLQDNDDSDYEPSGFVKPPKRRTTRKPIVISSDESDSEEHITSRVLKVGFNKETISSKTSIASSSKLSRASSMSIVEVLIPPAPYKLSRPPSSSDSYTYNEKIAAGIPQIVEQAEPQRYPAVASPNMKPRQLTPIRGSRKRLFEPPSPPSPTTTTDIDLSIDLSELNLNLGSIPQIQNYVEIPEYLLPLLEECGQEAYGPHNFSSFIESFPCDPILQCARESRGFDMKFKKIGEASYSEVFGIGDVVLKVIPLRDESKPEVTHSEEDGPAPSDAKDVRKEIIVTRAMGEVHGGFVKLLKSYVVRGRYPEILLQLWDEYNERKGSESVRPDSFKLSQVYAIIVLPNGGSDLEAYTFHCSSRNGWRQACSLFWQVAKSLAHAEHLVSFEHRDLHWGQILVKNVHTQNNALKSLNINQKAKPKAKADRLWMDDIAHGVQATVIDLGLSRMDAGDGDGGDHVHWTPFDDEVFLGEGDYQFDVYRMMKELTGGSWNKYHPVTNVLWLHYLLNKLIHGKGLKPPTTPRKQKASDPYIPTSTEGFFSEKDCYECLVDLENWLGKSFATLAEATRVHPVSAPKGKTKRKNCDLVKPLAYSGPGCAGEIVVYGVKREWIRSTRLY; translated from the exons ATGTTAAGCTCACGGACAAAAGAAATCAATGCTTATGGCAAGCGTGCGAGAAGAGTGGTCGATGCCACAGCGGCCCCTACTCTTACAACGCCTGAGAGtcatatcatcagcatctTCGATGACTTGCCTCCTGCCCCAGAGCAAACGTCTTTGAAGaacaagatgaagaagagggagaacTCTGTACCGTCCAAGGCCAAACCTATTTCAGTCAAAGTGGTTGGACTACAGAGGAAGAAACGTCTATCTCCCGTAATTTCTCCTCACAAGAAGAAATCAATTATGCGTGAGGCTCAGATCATTATACCAGCTGGGAGAAATAAAAATGCCGTGGAAACTAACGGATTAAAAGGAAAACATACAGAAGATGCGGGGAATACAGATGTTACATTAACCGGAACTTCTGGGTCACCACCGCGAGCGCCTCTCTCGGCTGTTCCCCTCAACATCCCAGGTTCCCCTGCAATCTCTCAGGGCCGCTTCTCTAATTTAGCGAAGAAACATTTGAAACCGAAATCATTCTCCCCCTTCGTTGACGTGGATATCATcgttcttgatgacgacggGCGCACTGTCCGTTCAGAAAAGCGAGTCAATAAAGACAGAGCAAACATAAAAGCATTCAAGGAACCTCGTACTTCTAAACCATATTCGAAGTCTGGACTTTCCGCCACCACCCTTCAAGATAATGACGATAGTGATTATGAACCCAGTGGTTTCGTGAAACCGCCAAAACGCCGGACTACTCGCAAACCAATAGTAATCTCGTCTGATGAATCCGACTCTGAAGAACATATCACCTCGCGGGTACTGAAGGTTGGCTTTAACAAAGAAACCATTTCATCGAAAACTTCAATCGCTTCTTCGTCCAAGCTTTCTCGTGCCAGTTCAATGAGTATCGTGGAAGTACTCATTCCGCCTGCCCCATATAAACTTTCAAGACCGCCATCGTCTAGCGATTCTTACACATACAATGAGAAAATTGCAGCGGGTATACCCCAAATAGTGGAGCAAGCGGAGCCACAAAGATACCCCGCTGTTGCATCTCCCAACATGAAACCACGACAACTTACACCTATTCGCGGCTCCCGTAAACGGCTTTTTGAACCTCCATCACCTCCATCACCTACTACAACAACAGATATTGATCTTTCCATTGATTTGAGTGAACTTAACCTCAACCTCGGCTCTATTCCTCAAATCCAGAACTACGTTGAAATACCTGAATACCTCCTGCCTCTTTTGGAAGAATGCGGACAAGAAGCATATGGGCCACACAATTTCTCTAGCTTTATCGAATCATTTCCATGTGATCCAATACTGCAATGTGCTCGGGAAAGTCGAGGTTTTGACATGAAATTCAAGAAAATCGGAGAGGCCAGCTACTCCGAAGTGTTTGGAATTGGCGACGTTGTACTCAAAGTGATACCACTGAGGGATGAATCGAAACCCGAAGTAACACATTCAGAGGAGGATGGCCCTGCGCCCAGTGATGCCAAAGATGTGCGCAAAGAAATCATTGTTACAAGGGCAATGGGGGAAGTCCATGGAGGATTCGTCAAATTGCTGAAGTCCTATGTTGTGCGAGGCCGGTACCCCGAAATCCTTCTTCAGCTTTGGGATGAATACAATGAGCGTAAGGGCTCAGAGAGTGTCCGTCCAG ATTCCTTCAAATTGTCGCAGGTCTATGCAATTATCGTTCTCCCGAACGGAGGATCCGACTTGGAAGCATATACCTTCCATTGTTCCAGCAGAAATGGTTGGAGACAGGCTTGCAGTCTGTTCTGGCAAGTGGCGAAGTCACTTGCTCATGCCGAGCATTTAGTATCCTTTGAG CATCGCGACCTTCATTGGGGTCAGATACTGGTGAAGAATGTGCACACGCAGAACAATGCTCTTAAATCCTTGAATATAAATCAAAAGGCGAAACCTAAAGCAAAGGCAGATCGCCTTTGGATGGATGATATTGCCCATGGTGTTCAAGCTACTGTAATAGACCTTGGTCTTTCTAGAATGGATGCTGgcgatggtgatggtggtgatcATGTTCATTGGACGCCATTTGACGACGAGGTATTTCTGGGAGAGG GTGACTATCAGTTTGATGTTTACCGGATGATGAAAGAACTAACTGGTGGATCTTGGAACAAGTACCACCCTGTTACGAATGTGCTG TGGCTACACTACCTTCTAAATAAACTAATACATGGAAAAGGTCTCAAACCTCCCACTACCCCTCGCAAACAAAAGGCTTCAGATCCATACATACCTACGTCTACCGAAGGTTTTTTTTCCGAGAAAGATTGCTATGAATGCCTTGTGGACCTGGAGAATTGGTTGGGTAAATCGTTCGCAACGTTGGCAGAAGCGACACGTGTCCATCCAGTTTCTGCGCCAAAGGGGAAGACTAAACGTAAAAACTGCGACCTTGTCAAGCCTCTGGCTTATTCTGGGCCCGGTTGCGCTGGAGAAATAGTGGTGTATGGTGTTAAGAGAGAATGGATTAGATCTACGCGACTGTATTGA
- a CDS encoding DNA replication complex GINS protein psf2, translated as MSLPQSLRASVTPPELELVASQQLIEIVPLISMEKTAFISGAYGPLRPPNKAKIPLWMAVNLKMKKKCHIVAPSWLNVDYLQEHLTHELSQQTFSSLPFRYTEIAKVILDVASDDLDNPDKIRSLLKDLREARQAKSREGLRTLDHSELSLPNLCAMEINEIRPYFVQSMSILTQLVRDPLRNA; from the exons ATGTCTTTGCCCCAATCTTTGCGAGCGTCCGTCACCCCCCCAGAGCTTGAGTTGGTTGCGTCTCAACAACTTATAGAAATTGTTCCTCTGATATCTATGGAGAAAACTGCTTTTATCTCG GGAGCATACGGGCCTCTTCGTCCACCAAATAAAGCAAAAATCCCTCTTTGGATGGCTGTTaatttgaagatgaagaaaaaatgcCACATTGTTGCCCCTTCATGGCTAAACGTTG ATTATTTGCAAGAGCATTTGACACACGAATTATCGCAACAAACATTTAGTAGCCTTCCGTTTCGCTATACCGAAATTGCCAAAGTTATACTTGACGT TGCTTCAGACGATCTGGATAATCCAGATAAAATACGTTCACTATTAAAGGATCTACGAGAAGCGCGACAAGCAAAAAGCAGAGAAGGTCTAAGAACCCTTGATCACAGTGAGCTTAGT TTGCCGAATTTGTGTGCCATGGAAATCAATGAAATCCGACCATACTTCGTTCAATCGATGAGTATTTTAACTCAACTAGTCCGCGATCCATTGCGGAATGCATAG